In one Hyphomicrobium sp. 99 genomic region, the following are encoded:
- a CDS encoding nucleotidyltransferase family protein: MRVPILKGARPAPEIDLLLQACLAPPDAARAAWQRWLKSRELDDASWPEMRILAPLSGRLRTLDPNSTYRPRIDGLAKSHWTQTQIMLGETLPAIKALRKAGIECMLIKGAAGYAEGFGPTVRRLMGDVDILVRQEDGPRAASVLTAAGWEATNGDSALLLRQLAPLRASSNYRRGVYGEVDLHTQAFHFCRRDQELESALWQNSRLISFGGTDVCVPSSADSIVISLAHGVVGRDGDWAIDIGQRINAGGVDWDRTIELVERRALVPLALAGLNYLHKLGLGVPQEVLRRLAETPVAPGVWLKHYASIRPNRRKRGLLQKIADVLSSPLLPRAIYHRSFKSDNLIGVSRDNLGVWYPRRWKRIPLAQGHTAASVGHCIEIDSDPNIRVCGVSLRFPTSGQSRRVFIEVVSGERVIHRLRGRLRSRAGKHQTMHFEIPLNDLPPGQRIVTLQARPSGYVSSAEPHAEAVAKAAPAFQITDAWAA, translated from the coding sequence ATGAGGGTCCCTATATTGAAGGGGGCGCGGCCGGCCCCTGAGATAGATCTTCTGCTCCAAGCTTGCCTCGCTCCGCCGGATGCAGCACGTGCTGCTTGGCAGCGCTGGCTCAAGAGCCGCGAACTCGACGATGCGAGTTGGCCTGAAATGCGTATTCTTGCACCTCTTTCGGGTCGCCTGCGGACTCTCGATCCGAACTCAACCTACCGGCCTCGCATCGACGGGTTAGCCAAATCCCATTGGACCCAAACCCAGATCATGCTGGGTGAAACGCTGCCGGCCATCAAAGCCCTACGCAAGGCCGGCATCGAATGCATGCTCATCAAGGGCGCCGCAGGATACGCAGAAGGATTCGGACCAACGGTTCGTCGTTTGATGGGCGATGTCGACATACTCGTTCGGCAAGAGGATGGGCCGCGTGCCGCCAGCGTGCTGACAGCAGCAGGTTGGGAGGCAACGAACGGCGATTCTGCTCTCCTACTGCGGCAACTCGCGCCGCTTCGCGCGTCCTCAAATTATCGTCGGGGCGTTTACGGCGAAGTCGACCTGCACACTCAGGCGTTTCACTTCTGTCGTCGCGACCAAGAACTCGAAAGCGCACTATGGCAAAATTCGAGATTAATCTCGTTCGGCGGCACTGACGTTTGCGTACCCTCTTCTGCGGACAGCATTGTGATCAGTCTCGCACACGGCGTGGTCGGCCGCGATGGAGACTGGGCAATCGACATCGGTCAGCGCATCAACGCCGGCGGCGTCGATTGGGACCGCACGATCGAGCTTGTCGAGCGCCGAGCCTTAGTTCCATTGGCGCTCGCGGGTCTCAACTATCTGCACAAGCTTGGCCTCGGTGTGCCGCAGGAAGTGCTGCGCAGACTTGCCGAGACGCCGGTCGCGCCTGGCGTCTGGTTGAAGCATTACGCAAGCATCCGCCCGAACAGACGAAAGCGCGGATTGCTGCAAAAAATTGCCGACGTATTATCATCGCCGCTCCTGCCGCGTGCCATCTACCATCGGTCGTTTAAATCCGACAATTTGATCGGAGTTTCACGTGACAATCTTGGCGTTTGGTACCCGCGCCGATGGAAGCGCATACCGCTGGCGCAGGGTCATACGGCAGCGTCGGTAGGTCATTGCATCGAAATTGATTCTGACCCGAATATAAGGGTATGCGGAGTATCTCTGCGTTTTCCGACTAGCGGCCAATCGAGGAGAGTGTTCATCGAGGTCGTGTCCGGCGAGAGGGTCATACATCGCCTGCGAGGCCGTTTGCGCTCCCGTGCCGGAAAGCATCAAACCATGCACTTTGAAATTCCGCTCAATGATTTGCCCCCCGGTCAGCGCATCGTAACACTTCAGGCCCGCCCCTCTGGCTATGTGTCGTCCGCGGAACCGCATGCTGAGGCAGTGGCAAAGGCAGCGCCTGCTTTCCAAATAACTGATGCCTGGGCCGCTTGA
- a CDS encoding MarR family winged helix-turn-helix transcriptional regulator — protein MTAAQWIALRYFSRSNAYSRTLTGLAQYQATTAGTASQTIKCLEHAGYVERDVSARDARSSVFTITDAGRAVMEEDPLAHLGQEVDDLSVADLTHLRDVLRYLLANIGGEQPRNPYGTCRDCAFLLTRQARGPNAARSNQYLCKLLNFYISETELNYLCKNFQALREFQRPQSRDAT, from the coding sequence TTGACGGCCGCGCAATGGATCGCCCTTCGCTATTTCTCGCGATCCAACGCATACAGCCGTACCCTCACGGGACTGGCCCAGTATCAGGCGACAACTGCGGGCACGGCTTCGCAGACAATCAAATGTCTCGAGCACGCCGGATATGTCGAGCGCGATGTCTCGGCGCGCGATGCGCGAAGCTCGGTCTTCACGATTACCGATGCGGGACGTGCGGTCATGGAAGAAGATCCGCTTGCGCATCTTGGGCAGGAGGTCGACGATCTAAGCGTGGCGGACTTAACTCATCTTCGTGATGTTCTACGCTATCTTTTGGCGAATATCGGTGGAGAGCAACCGCGTAATCCCTACGGCACCTGCAGGGATTGTGCATTCCTTCTGACTCGCCAGGCCAGGGGCCCGAACGCCGCCCGCAGCAATCAATATCTTTGCAAGTTACTGAATTTCTATATTTCGGAAACGGAACTCAACTATCTTTGCAAAAACTTTCAGGCGCTGCGGGAATTTCAGAGACCGCAGAGTCGGGATGCGACCTAA
- a CDS encoding bifunctional diguanylate cyclase/phosphodiesterase, whose product MSFGPGREHYEKNRNVLSSGAFGSRLPLTVEQELVATILSCTHEAVIITDASGTIISANAAFSRITGYSTDDIRNQNMRVLQSGMHPKSFYEAMWNCLKANDYWHGEIWNRKKNGNIYPALLTISAVRSEDGQLTHYVGSSADLTPIKSSQRELERRAQHDELTGLPNRRLLTSRLDQALVRSRAKRSTGAVIFVGLDRFKLVNDSLGHTAGDEVLIRAAERLSSCVRTSDMVARFGGDEFGLLCESTPRSMLGDLVGRILNQLCQPYFLSGGRQVWLGASAGISLFPDDGRDAASLIQYADAALYHAKRAGKGTYRFFSTRLTEAANTRLSADLQLRQALEREEFILHYQPLVSMPDGKVTGFEALVRWKTANGTIVPPGDFIPVAEETGLIVPLGEWVLRTACRDMKELLASGAELTTMAINVSAQQLHHAGFVDTLQSILEEFDLSPSVIELEITEGTLMGQGKAPVAILQALKALGLRLAVDDFGTGYSSLSYLQKLPIDKLKIDRSFVSDLESGGAAQAIAAAIIGLGRSLRLEVLAEGVENCFQLDFLVNNGCRGAQGYYFGLPSPKEALPSLAGIKWRRAR is encoded by the coding sequence ATGAGCTTCGGCCCCGGAAGAGAGCACTATGAGAAGAATAGAAACGTTCTCTCCTCCGGGGCATTCGGGAGCAGGCTACCGCTTACTGTCGAGCAAGAACTCGTCGCGACAATCCTTTCGTGTACGCACGAAGCGGTCATCATAACCGATGCCAGCGGCACCATCATCAGCGCCAACGCTGCGTTCTCGCGGATAACGGGATACTCGACTGACGATATCCGGAACCAGAATATGCGCGTTCTGCAATCTGGTATGCATCCGAAGTCGTTTTACGAGGCAATGTGGAATTGCCTCAAAGCGAATGATTATTGGCACGGCGAAATCTGGAATAGGAAGAAGAACGGGAATATTTATCCGGCACTTCTCACAATCAGCGCCGTCCGTTCCGAGGATGGCCAGCTGACGCACTATGTCGGCAGCAGCGCCGACCTCACTCCGATCAAATCGTCACAGCGCGAACTCGAGCGTCGTGCGCAACATGATGAGCTGACCGGCCTTCCAAATCGACGCCTTCTCACGTCACGGCTCGATCAAGCGCTTGTGCGCTCACGTGCGAAACGATCAACCGGCGCCGTCATTTTCGTCGGTCTTGACCGATTCAAGCTTGTCAACGACAGCCTCGGACATACCGCCGGAGACGAGGTTTTGATACGCGCTGCCGAGAGGCTTTCCTCATGTGTGCGAACCTCGGACATGGTTGCCCGGTTTGGAGGCGACGAGTTTGGGCTGCTTTGCGAAAGCACGCCGCGCTCTATGCTCGGTGATCTCGTCGGCCGGATATTAAACCAGTTATGCCAGCCGTATTTTCTTTCCGGGGGACGGCAGGTGTGGCTCGGAGCAAGCGCCGGGATCAGCCTATTTCCTGATGACGGCCGGGATGCCGCTTCGTTGATACAGTACGCAGACGCGGCGCTCTATCATGCAAAGCGCGCCGGTAAGGGCACGTATCGCTTCTTCTCAACCCGCTTGACCGAGGCAGCCAACACGCGGCTTTCGGCTGACTTGCAGCTGAGGCAAGCTCTCGAGCGCGAAGAGTTCATTCTCCACTATCAGCCTCTCGTTTCTATGCCGGACGGCAAGGTGACTGGTTTCGAGGCTCTCGTTCGCTGGAAGACTGCGAACGGCACTATCGTGCCGCCCGGGGATTTCATACCGGTTGCCGAAGAGACAGGCCTTATCGTTCCTCTCGGTGAATGGGTGCTGCGGACCGCATGCCGCGATATGAAAGAGCTTCTTGCCAGTGGTGCGGAGCTAACGACTATGGCGATCAATGTGTCGGCTCAGCAGCTCCACCATGCCGGATTTGTCGACACCCTTCAAAGTATCCTGGAAGAGTTCGATCTCAGCCCTTCCGTGATCGAACTCGAGATAACCGAGGGCACGCTCATGGGCCAAGGCAAAGCGCCTGTGGCCATCCTTCAGGCTCTAAAGGCCTTGGGATTGCGTCTCGCCGTGGACGATTTCGGCACCGGCTATTCGTCGTTGTCGTATCTGCAAAAGCTGCCGATCGATAAACTCAAGATCGACCGCAGTTTCGTCTCGGACTTGGAATCCGGAGGTGCGGCCCAGGCCATTGCCGCCGCCATTATCGGTCTCGGCCGGAGTCTGCGTCTGGAGGTTCTCGCGGAGGGCGTCGAAAACTGCTTCCAATTGGACTTTCTCGTGAACAACGGATGCCGAGGAGCACAAGGATATTATTTCGGATTGCCTAGTCCCAAGGAAGCATTGCCTTCCTTAGCTGGCATCAAGTGGAGGCGAGCCCGATAA
- a CDS encoding globin-coupled sensor protein, protein MSHGAHYNAATASDGGLAERMSFIQLDEERCKSIRSIKSIIDREMPVALGMFYETIRKTPETRKFFKSDTHMVAAKTAQVNHWASISNADFDARYVSNVRRVGQTHARIGLEPRWYIGGYAIVVDHLIRSVVNDMWPSGFSLGRKKNDSEDVGRCLGSLVKAMMLDMDLSISVYVEAAEEARRKYEADAEAERIRTEQARREAERKAEEEAIGRERAMVSNSIGAAVAKLAAKDLSFRLTDDLPDAYRKLQKEFNAALEQFDVTLQSVIASSQKMTAGTHEIAAAADDLARRTEQQAASLEETAAALEQITMTVRKSSEGASHARDTVAAAKNAAESSREVVRQAVDAMGNIEKSSKQITQIIGVIDEIAFQTNLLALNAGVEAARAGDAGRGFAVVASEVRALAQRSAEAAKEIKMLISTSSGQVEQGARYVSESGKTLEQIISHVVGINQMIAEIAGAAEEQASGLQQINTAINSMDQTTQQNAAMVEETTAACHSLTDETNQLSDLMSEFKVNQNSSVMALRQTSAQMTAARQSRQRPTETKTRRDLRATALKTTSSSGGASVARKTEDGWEEF, encoded by the coding sequence ATGAGTCACGGTGCGCATTACAACGCGGCGACCGCATCTGACGGCGGATTGGCCGAACGTATGTCTTTTATTCAACTCGACGAAGAGAGATGCAAAAGCATCCGTAGCATTAAATCCATCATCGACCGCGAGATGCCCGTGGCGCTCGGCATGTTTTACGAAACGATCCGCAAGACCCCGGAAACACGGAAATTCTTCAAAAGCGACACGCACATGGTTGCAGCCAAGACGGCCCAGGTCAACCACTGGGCGTCCATCAGCAATGCTGATTTCGACGCACGCTACGTTTCCAATGTGCGCAGAGTGGGCCAGACTCATGCGCGCATCGGTCTCGAGCCTCGGTGGTATATCGGTGGTTATGCCATCGTGGTCGACCACCTCATTCGTTCGGTCGTCAACGACATGTGGCCATCTGGCTTTTCGCTTGGCCGAAAAAAGAATGACTCCGAAGATGTCGGACGGTGTCTCGGTTCGCTCGTGAAGGCCATGATGCTCGACATGGATTTATCCATTTCCGTCTATGTCGAGGCCGCCGAGGAAGCGAGACGCAAGTATGAGGCAGATGCCGAAGCCGAACGCATCCGCACGGAGCAGGCGAGACGCGAGGCGGAGCGCAAAGCTGAAGAGGAAGCGATCGGGCGTGAACGCGCCATGGTTTCCAATTCGATTGGGGCGGCCGTTGCAAAACTCGCCGCCAAAGACCTGTCGTTCCGATTGACCGACGATCTTCCTGACGCCTATCGCAAGCTACAAAAGGAATTCAATGCAGCTCTCGAGCAGTTCGATGTGACCCTGCAATCGGTAATCGCAAGCTCGCAGAAGATGACGGCGGGAACTCACGAGATTGCGGCAGCCGCCGACGACCTCGCTCGCCGTACGGAGCAGCAAGCGGCCAGCCTCGAAGAAACAGCGGCAGCTCTTGAACAGATCACGATGACCGTAAGAAAGTCGTCGGAGGGCGCCTCCCATGCCCGGGATACAGTGGCAGCAGCAAAGAACGCTGCGGAATCGAGCCGTGAAGTCGTTCGCCAAGCGGTCGACGCAATGGGGAACATCGAGAAATCTTCAAAGCAGATCACTCAGATTATCGGTGTCATCGATGAAATCGCCTTTCAGACAAATCTGCTCGCATTGAACGCCGGCGTGGAAGCCGCGCGCGCAGGCGACGCGGGACGCGGATTTGCGGTCGTTGCTTCCGAGGTACGCGCCCTCGCACAGCGCTCAGCCGAAGCCGCGAAGGAGATCAAGATGCTGATCTCGACATCGAGCGGACAGGTCGAGCAGGGCGCGCGCTATGTTTCCGAAAGTGGCAAGACACTCGAGCAGATTATTTCCCATGTCGTCGGGATCAATCAGATGATCGCCGAGATCGCTGGCGCTGCTGAAGAGCAGGCCAGTGGATTGCAGCAAATTAACACCGCGATCAACAGCATGGATCAGACCACGCAGCAGAATGCGGCGATGGTGGAAGAAACGACGGCCGCTTGCCACTCGTTGACGGACGAGACGAACCAACTTTCAGACCTCATGAGCGAATTCAAGGTCAATCAGAACTCGTCCGTTATGGCGCTGAGGCAAACGTCGGCCCAAATGACGGCGGCACGCCAATCACGCCAGAGGCCTACCGAGACAAAGACCAGGCGCGATCTCCGCGCGACGGCTTTGAAAACGACTTCCTCGTCGGGAGGGGCATCCGTTGCTCGCAAAACCGAGGACGGATGGGAGGAATTTTAA
- a CDS encoding glycosyltransferase family A protein has translation MSDNAYAVIIPAYNAARTLDEAIRSVLAQTVAASDILVIDDGSKDDTADIAARYGGTVRVIRQANAGAAAATTAGLRNVSAPFVAGLDADDIWLPEKAERQLERFARGPRVDGLFCRGRRFQHGSDDRSSGAVSEGLSRSAMMLRTSAVAAIGPVNDPGGARGRGEMIDWLQRGRELGLIFETLPEVLWLRRIIPGSLSYGYNTMADRGYLDVVRASLERRRARST, from the coding sequence ATGTCGGATAACGCGTATGCAGTAATCATCCCCGCATATAACGCGGCGCGCACGTTGGATGAAGCAATCCGGTCGGTGCTTGCACAGACGGTTGCCGCCAGCGACATCCTCGTGATTGACGACGGCTCGAAAGATGATACGGCCGATATTGCCGCGAGATACGGCGGCACGGTTCGCGTTATCCGGCAAGCCAATGCGGGGGCGGCTGCAGCGACGACCGCAGGATTGAGGAACGTATCGGCGCCGTTCGTTGCGGGTTTGGACGCCGATGACATTTGGCTGCCTGAGAAAGCCGAACGGCAATTGGAGCGATTTGCGCGCGGACCACGCGTTGACGGTCTGTTCTGTCGCGGCCGGCGTTTCCAGCATGGCAGCGATGATCGATCGAGCGGCGCGGTTTCCGAAGGCCTGTCGCGCTCCGCCATGATGTTGCGCACGTCTGCCGTTGCGGCGATCGGGCCCGTCAACGATCCAGGGGGTGCGCGTGGCCGTGGTGAGATGATCGATTGGCTGCAAAGAGGCCGCGAACTCGGATTGATTTTCGAAACGCTCCCGGAGGTGTTGTGGCTCCGTCGGATCATCCCGGGGAGCTTGAGCTACGGCTATAACACGATGGCAGATCGTGGATATCTCGACGTTGTCCGTGCCTCGCTCGAGCGGAGGAGGGCGAGATCAACATGA
- a CDS encoding glycoside hydrolase domain-containing protein, with protein sequence MPIGANLKLPGHGRRLRTRPSGFQAGIRIWAIYQDRQNRLSDFTHSKGRAAGASALGYAQNTIKQPSGSAIYFSVDFDPSMFQVGQFAIQKDNHPDI encoded by the coding sequence TTGCCCATTGGAGCCAATCTGAAACTGCCTGGCCATGGACGACGGCTGAGAACTCGTCCGTCCGGCTTTCAGGCTGGCATCCGCATCTGGGCGATTTATCAAGATCGCCAGAACCGGTTATCCGACTTCACTCACTCCAAGGGACGGGCGGCAGGAGCGTCCGCCTTGGGCTATGCCCAAAACACCATCAAGCAGCCTTCCGGAAGCGCCATCTATTTTTCTGTCGATTTCGATCCGTCGATGTTCCAAGTTGGTCAATTCGCAATCCAGAAGGACAATCACCCGGACATTTAG
- a CDS encoding glycosyltransferase — protein MTARIVSIIIPIFNGERHLGEALASLEDEPGLQLDIVIVDDGSTDRSLDIVSEISCRDQRLRIMSGPHRGVAAARNIGVQAARGEFVTFLDCDDVCPRGRIARQLGKLLANPELTCVVGQTLLFEQLDDAQCPSPGSRSANMLLPTLHSALFRRAVFSQFGMFDEELAFSEDLDFFFRLAEHDEPLLVEAEIASLYRRHDGNMTRNGRAIRTSTLQVLNKSIARRRAMGRRKPLDLFFVQHQEAETLFGRPPSDDARDRSKTGMQ, from the coding sequence ATGACCGCTCGCATAGTCAGCATCATCATACCGATTTTCAACGGTGAGCGGCACCTTGGGGAAGCGCTGGCTTCGCTAGAAGATGAGCCCGGCCTTCAGCTCGACATCGTCATTGTCGATGACGGATCGACGGATCGTTCGCTGGATATCGTCTCTGAAATCAGTTGCCGCGATCAGCGCCTGCGCATCATGAGCGGGCCACATCGAGGCGTCGCCGCCGCGCGCAATATTGGCGTCCAAGCGGCACGGGGCGAGTTTGTAACTTTTCTCGATTGCGATGATGTCTGCCCGCGCGGGCGTATTGCGCGCCAGCTCGGAAAGCTTCTCGCCAATCCGGAGCTGACGTGCGTCGTCGGGCAGACCCTGCTTTTCGAGCAGCTCGACGATGCGCAGTGTCCGTCGCCCGGTTCGCGGAGCGCAAACATGTTGCTGCCGACCTTGCACAGTGCGCTATTTCGAAGAGCCGTCTTCAGTCAATTCGGGATGTTCGACGAAGAGCTCGCCTTCTCGGAAGACTTAGACTTTTTCTTCCGGCTCGCTGAGCACGATGAGCCGCTGCTGGTGGAAGCGGAGATTGCCTCGCTCTACCGCCGGCACGACGGCAATATGACACGCAACGGACGCGCCATTCGCACGTCCACTCTCCAGGTTCTCAATAAATCGATTGCCCGGCGAAGGGCGATGGGACGGCGTAAGCCGCTGGACTTGTTCTTCGTGCAGCACCAGGAGGCAGAGACTTTGTTCGGTAGGCCGCCGAGTGATGATGCGCGTGACCGCTCAAAGACAGGGATGCAATGA
- a CDS encoding ROK family protein: MTVDSYNIEVRDDDGFVGDKASKGAFWDIVEKWRKALRKAGEDPFGKTTTEELTKKRLVEELEKGDPDAAGIVQSAVEEFSQQFAEVIRRFLQTMEWRDTEAIVIGGGFRGSRLGELVAGRTGLLLRADKIKVDLEMIHNDPDDAGLIGAAHLLPPWMLKGHDTMLAVDIGGTNIRVGTVELNIGKSRDLVKSKVANSEIWCHAEDETDRSGAVARLVKMLENQIRWNSKEKLALAPVIGIGCPGIIREDGSIDRGGQNLPGNWESSSFHLPSSIKEKLTEIGGFETMIVMHNDAVVQGLSELPHMKDREYWAVLTIGTGLGNALHQPRCEEAEITPSADPTTV; this comes from the coding sequence GTGACGGTTGATAGTTATAATATCGAGGTGCGCGACGATGACGGTTTTGTCGGCGACAAAGCGAGCAAGGGCGCATTCTGGGACATCGTCGAGAAGTGGCGCAAGGCGCTGCGGAAGGCCGGCGAGGATCCCTTCGGAAAGACGACGACCGAGGAACTGACGAAGAAGCGACTGGTCGAGGAGCTGGAAAAGGGCGACCCGGACGCTGCGGGCATCGTACAAAGCGCGGTTGAAGAATTCTCACAGCAATTCGCGGAGGTCATTCGGCGTTTTTTGCAGACCATGGAATGGCGAGATACCGAAGCTATTGTAATCGGCGGCGGGTTTCGCGGCAGCCGGCTTGGCGAGCTGGTGGCGGGCCGTACAGGCCTGCTTCTCAGGGCCGATAAAATCAAGGTCGACCTTGAAATGATTCACAACGACCCCGACGACGCGGGTTTGATCGGCGCGGCGCACCTGTTGCCGCCCTGGATGCTCAAGGGGCACGATACGATGCTCGCCGTTGATATCGGGGGTACCAACATTCGCGTTGGCACTGTGGAATTGAATATCGGCAAATCGCGGGATCTTGTGAAGAGCAAAGTGGCGAACTCAGAGATCTGGTGCCACGCGGAAGATGAGACAGATCGGTCGGGCGCTGTCGCCAGATTGGTGAAGATGCTAGAGAATCAAATCCGGTGGAACAGCAAAGAGAAGCTGGCGTTAGCGCCCGTCATCGGTATTGGCTGCCCGGGGATCATCCGCGAGGACGGATCCATTGATCGCGGGGGCCAGAATCTTCCCGGCAATTGGGAAAGCAGCAGCTTCCATCTACCCAGCAGCATCAAGGAAAAGCTCACCGAAATCGGCGGATTTGAAACGATGATCGTTATGCATAACGACGCCGTCGTTCAGGGGTTGAGCGAATTGCCCCATATGAAAGATCGCGAGTATTGGGCGGTTTTGACAATCGGAACTGGACTCGGCAACGCGCTTCACCAACCGCGATGTGAAGAAGCCGAAATAACTCCGTCGGCAGACCCAACGACCGTCTAA
- a CDS encoding chemotaxis protein CheW — translation MIEKQMTEGSRTLEVLAFRVGNQDFGIDVVAVREIRGWTPATPLPHAPSFLCGVVNLRGIVLPIVDLAARLGFVPAEPTARHAIVVTQQGDQVIGLLVDGVSDILTIDLTQVQPTPEVASEIAKSFVRGVIPIDGRMISLLALNTVLPAVDQHAA, via the coding sequence ATGATCGAGAAGCAAATGACTGAGGGAAGCAGAACTCTCGAGGTTTTGGCGTTTCGCGTAGGCAACCAGGACTTCGGTATCGACGTCGTGGCTGTGCGGGAGATCCGTGGCTGGACCCCGGCCACTCCGCTACCTCACGCGCCGAGCTTCCTCTGCGGCGTGGTCAATCTGCGTGGCATCGTGCTTCCGATTGTCGATCTCGCGGCCCGGCTGGGATTTGTCCCGGCCGAACCAACTGCGCGTCACGCCATCGTAGTCACTCAGCAGGGCGACCAAGTGATCGGCCTGCTCGTCGATGGAGTTTCCGACATTCTGACCATCGATTTGACGCAAGTTCAGCCGACGCCCGAAGTCGCCTCTGAGATCGCAAAGTCATTCGTGCGCGGCGTCATCCCGATCGACGGCCGCATGATCAGCCTTCTTGCTTTAAATACAGTGTTGCCGGCAGTGGATCAGCACGCCGCCTAG
- a CDS encoding glycosyltransferase family 2 protein gives MTVQALPRISVIMTTYNGAEFVEQSIGSLTAEAGVDLDIVVVDDASTDGTLARLRDIGAHDPRIRVFAGEKRGIAGSRNAGLAKVRHELLTFLDQDDLCMPGRLARQAALIERTPGVAAVMGETLMFQTLGADRMPLPGTSTARVLVVQLSAGLFRTSAVQSLGFDSTFTMGDDFDLILRLLETDHEITVEREIATLHRRHARNTSGNIAALRLELLKVFQASLKRRRAAGRVGPITHPLVAAMSRAGS, from the coding sequence ATGACCGTTCAAGCTCTCCCTCGGATCTCGGTCATCATGACGACGTATAACGGGGCCGAATTCGTAGAACAGTCCATAGGGTCGCTTACGGCCGAGGCCGGCGTCGATCTCGATATCGTCGTCGTCGACGATGCCTCGACTGATGGAACGCTTGCGCGCCTGCGCGATATTGGGGCGCACGATCCACGCATCCGCGTTTTCGCCGGGGAGAAGCGCGGTATCGCCGGATCGCGCAATGCCGGGCTGGCGAAAGTCAGGCACGAGCTTCTGACGTTTCTTGATCAAGACGATCTTTGCATGCCGGGACGTCTCGCGCGTCAAGCCGCGCTGATAGAGAGAACGCCCGGTGTAGCGGCCGTCATGGGCGAAACGCTGATGTTCCAGACCCTTGGGGCCGACAGGATGCCTTTGCCGGGCACCAGCACAGCGCGCGTCCTTGTTGTACAGCTCTCGGCCGGCCTGTTCCGGACAAGCGCCGTCCAGTCCCTTGGGTTCGACAGCACATTCACGATGGGAGACGATTTTGATCTGATCTTGCGCCTGCTTGAGACGGATCATGAGATCACGGTCGAACGCGAAATTGCGACGTTGCACCGCCGTCACGCCCGAAACACTTCGGGAAATATCGCGGCCTTGCGGCTCGAACTGCTCAAGGTGTTCCAGGCATCATTGAAGCGCCGCCGCGCTGCGGGACGAGTGGGACCCATCACGCATCCACTGGTGGCCGCGATGTCTCGGGCTGGGAGTTAA
- a CDS encoding response regulator — protein MPIHKNVVLVVEDHPIIRNAALEFLETAGFEVIEASSADEAIRVLEARPEIHLVFTDVEMPGLMDGLKLSHYISDRWPPIKLIVVSGRTLVEQGHMPVGARFFPKPYNEDAIIETIRGMLSETN, from the coding sequence ATGCCAATTCATAAGAACGTTGTTTTGGTGGTCGAGGATCACCCGATTATTCGAAACGCTGCTCTCGAATTTCTGGAAACCGCTGGTTTTGAGGTGATCGAGGCGAGTAGCGCGGACGAAGCTATTCGGGTTCTCGAAGCGCGGCCCGAAATCCATCTTGTGTTCACCGACGTCGAGATGCCTGGTTTGATGGATGGTTTAAAGCTATCTCATTACATCAGCGATCGATGGCCGCCGATTAAGTTGATCGTGGTGTCGGGCCGGACCCTCGTTGAGCAGGGCCACATGCCCGTCGGGGCTAGATTTTTCCCGAAGCCCTATAACGAGGACGCAATAATCGAAACTATCCGCGGGATGCTTTCGGAAACGAATTAG